From a single Amyelois transitella isolate CPQ chromosome 18, ilAmyTran1.1, whole genome shotgun sequence genomic region:
- the LOC106136154 gene encoding uncharacterized protein LOC106136154, translating to MGDEDDAIGKRKKKNSSKYNYSFGDVHPGCVIGHKQCLFIKPGYPVPAGMGWLWNATDVPGMKPRRGWQPGVIGKSVASKMTFKCARGGPDKDKNKKKKKKGSRPGADVGGGDSEPDEPLEPKPALKVQRKGDVFTIQVNPLKDLTEILPNEDPYVNCDPMVFKIIKKRSPEEQAKVEARKMVKLKKQRDAEIRKALAEAVEDICKCAYMDVFCNDLTAIDKVIDSCPAFKEPDCICQEESLSSLSSNATWDIEYTPPFGCFDLAPRKRKNFIHVETQYIPADAGIVDPPKAPCRRSCTSLRHKKKTSKKSTCCGPCF from the exons atgggtGACGAGGATGATGCTATTGGGAAgaggaaaaagaagaattcatCAAAATACAATTACAGCTTTGGCGATGTTCATCCAG gaTGTGTCATAGGTCACAAACAATGCCTGTTCATAAAACCAGGCTACCCTGTCCCGGCCGGCATGGGTTGGCTGTGGAACGCTACTGATGTTCCCGGCATGAAG CCTCGTCGTGGTTGGCAACCAGGCGTCATAGGCAAAAGTGTAGCATCGAAGATGACTTTTAAATGCGCCCGAGGAGGGCCAGACAAAgacaaaaacaagaaaaagaaaaagaagggAAGCAGGCCAGGAGCAGACGTAGGCGGCGGTGATTCTGAACCTGATGAGCCGCTGGAACCCAAGCCAGCTCTTAAAGTTCAGAGGAAAGGCGACGTCTTTACCATTCAG gTAAATCCACTGAAAGATCTGACGGAAATATTGCCTAACGAGGATCCTTACGTTAACTGCGATCCAATGGtttttaagataataaaaaagagaagTCCAGAGGAGCAAGCAAAGGTCGAAGCCCGCAAAATGGTTAAACTAAAGAAACAAAGAGACGCTGAGATCAGGAAAGCTTTAGCTGAAGCAGTTGAAGACATCTGTAAATGTGCCTATATGGATGTATTTTGTAATGATCTAACGGCTATAGATAAAGTGATAGACAGCTGCCCAGCGTTCAAAGAGCCCGATTGTATTTGTCAAGAGGAATCGCTTAGTTCTTTATCTAGTAATGCCACTTGGGATATAGAATATACTCCACCATTTGGTTGCTTTGATTTAGCGCCAAGAAAGAGGAAAAATTTCATTCATGTTGAAACCCAGTACATACCGGCTGATGCTGGGATCGTAGATCCACCTAAAGCACCTTGCAGAAGGTCATGCACGTCACTCAGACATAAAAAGAAGACGTCTAAGAAAAGCACTTGCTGTGGCCCATGTTTCTGA
- the LOC106136226 gene encoding L-asparaginase 1-like, translated as MITNEVLNNYENGTSKHDVKINGHAHTKLAATVQKTKSFMELSINCASSVKNDCGNERKVYVLYTGGTIGMIKNNEGVLIPQKGIFENMIRSYPQLHDAMYWKQRLSRPDFDSSFLVLPESKDLDLRIVYKISECKELLDSSNMTEAEWVLIAEDVMRHYDDYDGFVVLHGTDTLSYTASALSFMFENIGKCVVLTGSQIPIFEPRSDGTDNFVSSLLIAGGLNIPEVTVFFGSKLYRGNRTRKISAHNLYAFDSPNCVPLVEVGLDFDVNKRAIFKPTVIQKCRLHAKMSKNVGMLTIFPSISLAVVKAFFQPPIEGVVLSTYGAGNIPTNRADVFAEISAAVDRGVVVVNITQCSTGSVAAPIYETGKLLAGWGVVSGYDMTPEAALTKLSYVLSKTELSYKEKVEMMYTNLRGELTNTTSIALEDNVLVDALASSLNIQSPKVLIEVTEKVFGALLTNAIERDDERGVKKMLDMGADINAQNTEGRTALHIAIDRGSKSMVEFLMKNGANVHLKTRVGETPLLTAIQRDDIAMIDSLLKCGAHLSSVGSKSICELLSLATRSGSNSRVMSLIAAGADVNLADELKQTSLHKAVLCSSLEMTTCLLNEGARVDVKDVMNFTPLDYARKLNQDVIVKLLEEHLKKEIKK; from the exons atgataaCAAATgaggttttaaataattacgaaAATGGAACATCAAAACATGACGTAAAAATCAATGGCCACGCTCATACGAAATTAGCGGCAACAgtgcaaaaaacaaaaagttttatgGAATTGTCGATAAATTGTGCGAGTTCAGTGAAAAATGATTGTGGAAATGAGAGAAAGGTGTATGTGTTGTACACAGGCGGTACTATTGGGATGATTAAAAACAATGAAGGAG tgcTCATACCTCAAAAAGGAATATTCGAGAATATGATACGATCGTATCCTCAACTCCACGACGCAATGTACTGGAAGCAAAGGCTGAGCAGGCCAGATTTTGATTCATCATTTTTAGTACTGCCTG AATCGAAAGACTTGGATTTGAGGATAGTGTACAAAATATCCGAATGCAAGGAGTTGTTAGATTCGTCAAACATGACGGAAGCTGAGTGGGTCTTGATAGCTGAGGATGTTATG AGGCACTATGACGATTACGATGGATTTGTCGTCCTTCATGGCACTGATACTTTGTCTTACACAGCCTCGGCGTTGTCATTCATGTTTGAGAACATAGGTAAATGTGTCGTCTTGACTGGATCAcag ATACCAATATTTGAGCCACGAAGCGACGGGACTGACAACTTTGTGTCTTCACTACTGATTGCTGGTGGGCTGAATATCCCAGAAGTAACTGTGTTCTTTGGCAGCAAACTTTATAGAGGGAACAG GACGCGTAAGATATCAGCGCACAACCTCTACGCGTTTGACTCTCCCAACTGTGTTCCCCTCGTCGAGGTCGGATTAGACTTTGATGTGAACAAGCGGGCCATCTTCAAACCCACAGTGATCCAGAAATGCCGACTGCACGCCAAGATGAGCAAAAACGTTGGCATGCTCACGATCTTCCCAAGCATCAGCTTGGCGGTCGTGAAGGCGTTCTTCCAACCGCCTATAGAGG GTGTAGTCCTGTCTACTTATGGAGCTGGTAATATCCCGACAAACAGAGCAGACGTATTCGCAGAAATATCAGCTGCGGTAGACAGAGGCGTTGTAGTGGTGAACATCACTCAATGCTCTACTGGCTCTGTAGCGGCGCCAATTTACGAGACAGGaaaa cTTCTGGCAGGCTGGGGTGTTGTATCAGGCTATGACATGACTCCAGAGGCGGCTCTCACAAAATTATCATATGTATTGTCGAAGACCGAACTAAGTTATAAGGAAAAAGTTGAG ATGATGTATACAAATTTAAGAGGAGAACTTACCAATACGACGTCTATTGCGTTAGAG GACAATGTATTGGTTGATGCTTTGGCCAGCAGTCTCAATATACAGTCTCCAAAGGTGTTGATCGAAGTTAcagaaaaagtttttggcGCTCTTCTAACGAATGCAATCGAGAGGGACGATGAAAGAGGAGTCAAGAAAATGCTTG ACATGGGAGCAGATATCAATGCACAGAACACAGAAGGCCGGACTGCCTTACATATTGCCATCGACAGAGGCAGCAAATCCATGGTGGAATTTCTTATGAAGAATGGTGCTAATGTTCACCTTAAAACTAG AGTAGGGGAGACTCCACTGCTAACAGCGATACAGAGAGACGACATAGCGATGATAGATTCGCTTCTGAAATGTGGCGCTCATCTGTCCAGTGTTGGATCTAAGTCCATTTGTGAGTTGCTATCGTTGGCAACGAGAAGTGGGTCTAATAGCAGAGTGATGTCTCTGATAGCGGCCGGCGCAGATGTCAACTTGGCTGATGAGCTGAAGCAGACGTCTCTACATAAG gCGGTTCTCTGTTCAAGCTTAGAAATGACGACTTGTCTACTCAACGAAGGTGCAAGAGTTGATGTCAAAGATGTAATGAACTTCACTCCTTTGGACTACGCCAGAAAGCTGAACCAAGACGTCATAGTCAAACTGCTTGAAGAACATCTGAAGAAAGAGATTAAAAAGTGA
- the LOC106136153 gene encoding uncharacterized protein LOC106136153, whose product MEQMYLIEIFIDKVTIFTSDEDAKSGANKKLIIKTKFGPKNQFIIKEGQLALNEEMKDDIIECDEQGRRKYIRTIRVGKSFLFPSYPDTILMILAKFPLEIEVWNDDENEVEIFVGVGTMIWDTKFFHMLKDTADAGKVHEPLSIKQLTPLTAECCCRQVGEIAFILRISALGDSIITEFQQLMKDPDAFVFRTNRAPSMFQCRRIEGDDPNFCMVGSLYETTTLEDPDVINNAQQKIEVCTELQSCGMGQPGADYKCEFEQSKNPPKKKYPVDKIRMGDITGPCGNPNCVLAHKVKTYIRNLESYKKEAGGITQNKDQTSRKVCGSCVCKDDKWHRDTCPDNPPKSTCGGCGGLTPADDTCEDRYNKLHGTGATPKGSPTQLTKDNTRKGSKHQINYVIDITREPTFKESKYGREFIAQNIEATININSDYESQVNMRQENKSNCGCGRSRCSPVVSPENEPKYNLNSDYSSPVNMKQEYNNGCGCGGGRCGSLPAKKKSSIINYITKSSSIPILREPMQKCSSRSLHKDNEKYIYNLEAIYNRDMNVYNCTQMPDDKDCKCNPPKPAPPCNTFNCDCITEAGNIASRKAHKPYCPLYKHKSNCPVTQKEKEDEKKKVDDDEDEAEPLPYGLPPIELGPCPVMGRPCSVPDGFARMYKTAALPPAPPSYSDAGKVCCSKEYERIKKAIKEYLKTEKDHDFRCINKFNVDTERRCCDKEQRLMALTGRSCCGSHKMAIQDKFKDEQKK is encoded by the coding sequence ATGGAGCAAATGTACCTGATTGAGATATTCATAGACAAAGTGACGATTTTTACATCCGATGAAGACGCAAAGAGCGGTGCAAATAAGAAACTtatcattaaaacaaaatttggaCCTAAAAATCAATTCATTATTAAAGAAGGGCAGCTAGCCTTAAATGAAGAAATGAAGGATGATATCATTGAGTGCGACGAACAgggaagaagaaaatatataagaacAATCAGAGTGGGTAAATCTTTCCTGTTCCCATCATACCCAGATACAATTTTGATGATTCTAGCCAAATTTCCATTAGAAATCGAAGTATGGAATGATGATGAAAACGAAGTTGAAATTTTCGTTGGTGTTGGAACAATGATTTGGGATACAAAGTTCTTCCACATGTTAAAGGATACTGCAGACGCAGGTAAAGTTCATGAGCCGCTAAGTATAAAGCAGCTCACTCCACTCACAGCAGAATGCTGTTGTAGACAGGTCGGCGAGATTGCCTTCATCCTCAGAATAAGCGCTCTGGGGGACTCAATAATAACAGAATTCCAACAGCTAATGAAAGATCCAGATGCATTCGTATTTAGAACAAACAGAGCGCCGAGTATGTTCCAGTGTAGAAGAATTGAGGGAGATGATCCCAACTTTTGTATGGTTGGTAGTTTATATGAAACTACGACACTGGAAGACCCAGACGTTATAAATAATGCTCAACAGAAGATAGAAGTATGCACAGAACTACAAAGCTGTGGCATGGGCCAGCCAGGAGCTGACTACAAATGTGAATTCGAACAAAGCAAAAACCCTCCAAAGAAAAAGTATCCTGTTGATAAAATCAGAATGGGCGATATCACAGGTCCATGTGGCAATCCCAACTGTGTACTAGCACACAAGGTCAAAACATATATACGCAATCTTGAATCATATAAGAAAGAGGCAGGCGGTATAACGCAAAACAAAGATCAAACGTCGCGAAAAGTTTGTGGTAGTTGTGTATGTAAAGATGACAAATGGCATCGTGATACATGCCCCGATAATCCGCCAAAATCAACTTGCGGAGGTTGTGGTGGATTGACACCAGCAGATGATACTTGTGAAGATAGGtataacaaattacacggTACAGGTGCGACACCAAAAGGTAGCCCGACACAGTTAACAAAAGATAACACGCGAAAAGGTAGTAAACATCAGATAAATTACGTTATAGACATAACCAGAGAGCCTACTTTTAAGGAATCTAAATATGGCAGGGAATTCATAGCTCAGAATATAGAGGCCACTATTAACATTAATTCAGATTATGAAAGTCAAGTTAACATGAGACAAGAAAATAAGAGCAACTGTGGATGTGGACGAAGCAGGTGTTCTCCTGTAGTTTCACCTGAAAATGAGCCAAAATATAATCTAAATTCAGATTATAGCAGTCCAGTAAATATGAAACAAGAATATAACAACGGCTGTGGTTGTGGAGGAGGAAGATGTGGGAGTTTACCAGCCAAGAAAAAAAgtagtattattaattatataacaaaatcatcTAGCATCCCTATATTAAGAGAACCAATGCAAAAATGTTCATCACGTAGTTTACATAAAGATAATGAGAAGtacatttacaatttagaAGCTATTTACAACCGTGACATGAATGTTTATAATTGTACTCAGATGCCTGACGACAAAGACTGCAAATGTAACCCTCCAAAGCCCGCACCGCCATgtaatacttttaattgtGACTGTATCACCGAGGCCGGTAATATTGCATCGCGAAAAGCACATAAGCCTTATTGTCCACTATATAAGCATAAAAGCAATTGTCCTGTTACCCAGAAGGAGAAAGAAGACGAGAAGAAGAAAGTGGATGATGACGAAGATGAAGCAGAACCTCTACCGTACGGCTTGCCACCTATAGAACTTGGACCATGTCCAGTAATGGGACGACCTTGTTCTGTTCCTGATGGATTTGCAAGAATGTACAAGACTGCAGCTTTGCCTCCAGCACCTCCCAGTTACAGCGATGCGGGTAAAGTCTGTTGTTCGAAAGAATATGAAAGAATAAAGAAGGCTATAAAAGAATACCTTAAGACAGAGAAAGACCATGATTTCCGCtgcattaataaattcaatgtaGATACAGAGAGGCGATGTTGTGACAAAGAACAAAGATTAATGGCTTTAACTGGTAGGTCATGCTGTGGCTCTCACAAAATGGCCATTCAAGATAAATTTAAGGACGAACAGAAAAAGTAG
- the LOC132902805 gene encoding uncharacterized protein LOC132902805, translated as MFAKLLLVSFVCVSVVCEYRNSGKRRARLFTFNTLDHDIVVSMEFSIPFLTIPVKKTMDDGLGLSSLGLPPVNINPGALALGGAIVLGTTIIIPLILKKFAYQYPEQRYSKLLNTAGFEADVLLEFVNEVVENKSFQSCALRIACWSGQSGQYVEFIKMWDQITSNKIISSMINATAVEDAMVQGRKGLDCLTYTPCPLRRNHLQEIMKNIAFFMKSHDLF; from the exons atgttcGCTAAATTGTTGTTAGTTTCCTTCGTGTGTGTTTCTGTGGTATGTGAATATAGGAATAGTGGCAAAAGGAGAGCAAGATTGTTTACTTTTAACACTTTGGACCATGATATTGtg GTCAGTATGGAATTTTCTATACCATTTTTGACCATTCCTGTGAAAAAGACCATGGACGACGGATTGGGGCTTTCATCATTA ggTCTACCGCCAGTAAACATAAATCCTGGTGCCTTAGCTTTGGGTGGTGCTATAGTTCTTGGGACAACGATCATCATACCATTAATTCTTAAGAAATTTGCTTACCAATATCCTGAGCAAAGATACTCCAAAC TACTCAACACTGCTGGATTTGAAGCTGATGTGCTGTTGGAGTTCGTCAATGAAGTTGTGGAGAACAAAAGCTTCCAGAGTTGCGCCCTGAGAATAGCCTGCTGGAGCGGCCAGAGCGGGCAATACGtcgaatttattaaaatgtgggATCAAATCACGAG caacaaaataatatcaagTATGATAAACGCAACTGCAGTGGAAGACGCTATGGTACAGGGAAGGAAAGGTCTAGATTGCTTGACCTATACACCCTGCCCTTTACGAAGAAACCATCTCCAAGAGATAATGAAAAACATTGCTTTCTTTATGAAATCTcatgatttattttga